AGCCAATGTTCGAGCTtgttaacatatccagttgggttctgacaaaaaaaaaaaaaaaaaaattccagatgggccacattcactcaaaaacttaaaccaaGGAGATATGGGTCAACTAGAATATGTTAGCTGCTTTACACTACACCAATTCTTTGTtgtgggatttctctaacatAACTCGCATATGCATTCTAACACCATCATTCTCATGCCAATCATGGTTGGTGTTCCCATTCAAGCTTGGCGCTTTCCAAATCTCGATCTTGTTCAAATGCCAAGCttaattttattcccaatctaCGTTGCGACCCTTCATTTCATGTGCAAGCGGAGGACAATCTACCTATTGGGCTGCTTGTGCTACAAGCCGAGCCGCGCGACGTGTCCCCCTTTGCCGCCTTCATGGAGCACTCcaagctcatcctccaagacaATCCCGAAATTTTGGCCACTAGAAACTTCAAACACGGCCGACACTTCCGGTTGTTAGGATTGACGTGCAATCATAATGAAATAAAACGTGAAAATTGATATACAAGGTTTTTTCCGggttcatccttaaactagggttacgtcTAATAGAGGATTCAAATATAACTAGCACCATACActtctcgttacatcactcaattgcAAATGAAAGAcaatatatatagcagtagctattcatgaacaTATGCTCAAActatcaattaaaaaatatgggctcaaattataaaagcacTCGGACCTTGAGCTCTCTTTATAACTTTGTGTCTTGCACAATCAACAACAGCGGAATCCACAGTGTCGCAGCACTCATTCATCTACTCATCGGCCGCGCAAATGGTCGAAATCTATAACTCAAATCCATACCAGTGAAGGCCGTCTAAGGGTGGAGAAAAAGGGCAAGGAAGGCCTGAGTCTCGATTTCTTATGGCTTCCTTCGTATTGATCAATCTAAAGACGGTGACTTACTCAGCCAGACGTGGAATGTCGATCCAAATTGGTATTTCTTGGCATTATTTTGTGACCAACTGTAACTTCTTGACGCTTGTCTGCACGTCGCGTTGGATCGCGATTCAGCCCGACACTTGCTGCTCGCTACCTATTCCGATTCCGAACATCTCTCCCCCGAGAAATGTTGGGGGTCTGTGAGAAAAAAGCGTCCGCGAGAGAATCCGCAGCTCGCACCAAGCGGAACTCAGAAATTCCCGAACTCCGACGACGATGCCCTTTTATTGCATGGGCAGCACGTGTCGTCCACGCTCTCTCCACCGCATGCCCTTCTTCTAAGTGTAAGCCAAAGCCCACTGCCACACCGCACCCCCGAACCAGATGTGTCGTGACAGGTTCTCGAGATAAGCAAAGCGTTTGTCATATGATAAGCAGTGATGGATCGCTTGAGTTTCTGCGTAATCGATCACTCGCAGCGTTACCGGAAGAAAATGTCTGAAAAATGAATGCCTTCCGGCTGGCTGGTGATGTTTTATTCTGTATCTCCTCGGTCAAGTTATAGGTATTAAGTATATGTCCCAGGGTGGgttttggttcagttttccCGAAGCCCATGGGAGCCCCGAAGCCTCTTGGAAAAAATGCAGGGCGTTTGGCAATCATTCTCAAAAGGGCTTTGGAATGAAAGTTGGACATGGGaatgctgaaagctcaatgcAGGTAGAGACCAGCTTTGAGCTTTCACCATTTGACCAAACATTGAGCcatgattttttcttccaaattatcttcactttttctttcaaatttcgattttgtcccttaattattattaaaataattttaaaaaagaaaatgaaatcctAAGCTGCCGTGGTCGTCACATGGGCCACTTGAGCGCAAGCAATGGCCGTGGGGGGAGGGGTTGCGTGACCTTAAGCCTCGTTATTGAGGTTGCGCGACCTCGGCAGCAGCCACTTGGGGTAGCACAACCCATGAGACCATTGTCGGAGGCTGCTCGACCCCCGGCGGTGTTTGCCATTGGTGCCGGATATGGCTCGTTAGCGGTCGCTGGCGTTTGCCCTAagtttgattttccatttttatttttattaatatattatttaaaaagaaatattgtaaGAAAGctcatttataaatttttcttgCCAAACACTAATTAGatcaaaattgtttttcaaagtACTTTTTTACCAATCACTATTTGCATTTCTCCGAAACCCCTTAGGCTAAAGGTATTTGGATTTCTCCGAAGCTCGTTTGTAAAGCCGAGCCAAATCCACTCTCAATTTGAAGACGAAATGTGGATATTAACGATAGGGAAATGCTTTTATGACAATCAGTTATTTCTGATtgtagatccacacatcatcaccgtgtgttttgcataaagcacttaaCTGAAAAATCATAGGATCAGAAATAACGACATAACTGAAAAATCATAGGATCAGAAATAACGACAGATCTGTCAGGTTGTCATGATAGCGACTCCCTAAATGATATATTTCGGCTATATATACGCATCGAAATCTGTCGCCTCATCACAAAGATCAATGAATCCGAACAATTTGAACCGCGAAACTGAAACCTCGATGACGAATTAAACTAAAAATGACGACAAAAGGATAAGTccaagaagaataagaagaagaaaaatccatAAGCAAATGCACTCCCAAGGTTATACCCAGATGGAAATGCTGAGTACACCTCGGTCTCAAAACTGCCCACCACTCAGATCAACGCGGGCTCGCTCGGATGTGACGACGGTTTGATGCGCAGGCTCAGCTCCAACTGGAGTTGACTCTCCGGACTCTCCTCCGCCGGCCGGTCGAATCTCAGCATCCAGTTCGGCTTGCCCATGTTTGCCAGTGAAGCCTCCACGGTCTCCACCGAGAAGATGCTCTCGGCCTCCGCGCTGTCCCAGTTCGccactgccgccgccgccccgtGCGTCACCCACGAGTCGAGGCTCGTCTCCTCGTAAATGGGGCCTGGGTAGATCCACTTGCTCCTCCCTGCATGGCCGAACAGCTCGCCGGGGTCCGTCTCCGGCTTGGCCTGATTCGATGACTGCTTGAACCGGGTCCTGGTCCTGATCTTCTGGGGGTCGCCGGGGCCAGACATCTTCCGGACGTGGCGGATGTCGCAGGGCTTGAGGTGGGGCCCCGTGGAGTCGAGCGAAGGCGATTGCATGAACTGGGAGGAGCCCTGGAGCACCGCCTC
The genomic region above belongs to Rhodamnia argentea isolate NSW1041297 chromosome 6, ASM2092103v1, whole genome shotgun sequence and contains:
- the LOC115756151 gene encoding LOB domain-containing protein 40-like, yielding MGSDVFSSISELLIGGPPLLLLLLLLLHLILSLCNLGRRIRMSCNGCRVLRKGCTEDCTIRPCLQWIQSPVSQANATMFLAKFYGRAGLINLINAGPDHLRPAIFRSLLYEACGRVVNPIYGSVGLLCSGNWAQCQSSVEAVLQGSSQFMQSPSLDSTGPHLKPCDIRHVRKMSGPGDPQKIRTRTRFKQSSNQAKPETDPGELFGHAGRSKWIYPGPIYEETSLDSWVTHGAAAAVANWDSAEAESIFSVETVEASLANMGKPNWMLRFDRPAEESPESQLQLELSLRIKPSSHPSEPALI